Proteins encoded within one genomic window of Dasypus novemcinctus isolate mDasNov1 chromosome 17, mDasNov1.1.hap2, whole genome shotgun sequence:
- the IL1RL1 gene encoding interleukin-1 receptor-like 1, whose product MGLWVLAILTVLLHSTVSQFNRTYWGLENEALIVSCSVQARDLYPVDWYYSKTNEIITTQERSRVFASGERLKFLPSQVSDSGTYTCTSRRPTRNMTGYVTVTIRRKPSDCNIPGYLMYSPTSGVPENSRIYCPTIDNYNWTAPVQWFKNCKILQGRRYYLRRDFLQIQNATSADAGDYTCKFMHNENGVNYTVTATRPFSVKGGENFSLLPVIRAPLHNDIVEVEMGKSASITCSACIGKGSRIWAAVQWRVNGSSVSDLGEKRIYEEKGQNQSSSKELTCLNQILIISDVKEEDLSLRYDCLAYTIKGLKNHSIRLRQKNPIDRQSIYYTIAGFSILLILICVLVIMLKVFWIDLILLWRDIAKPYKTRDDGKLYDAYVVYPRNYKSRPGEASSVEYFVHQILPDVLENKCGYNLCIYGRDLLPGEDAITTVETKIQKSRRHIFILTPRAMESQEFAYEQEIALHSALIQNDSKVILIEMEALSEADGVQAGELQDSLQHLMKVQGTIKWWKDHVASTQSLNTKFWKHVRYQMPAPNKLPKKTLSLTCLSAHVQECLL is encoded by the exons ATGGGACTTTGGGTTTTGGCAATTCTAACAGTTCTTTTACATTCCACAGTTTCTCAGTTTA aTAGAACATACTGGGGCTTGGAAAATGAGGCTTTAATTGTGAGCTGTTCTGTACAAGCAAGAGATCTGTACCCTGTGGATTGGTATTactcaaaaacaaatgaaattattaCTACCCAGGAAAGAAGTCGTGTATTTGCCTCAGGGGAACGTCTTAAGTTTCTTCCAAGCCAAGTCAGCGATTCTGGAACCTATACTTGCACTAGCAGAAG ACCTACCCGCAATATGACTGGATATGTGACTGTGACAATACGTAGAAAACCGTCAGATTGCAATATTCCAGGTTATTTGATGTATTCACCAACATCTGGAGTACCAGAAAATTCCAGAATATATTGTCCCACAATTGATAACTACAATTGGACAGCACCAGTTCAGTGGTTCAAG aattgtaAAATTCTTCAAGGACGTAGATACTATCTACGCAGGGATTTTTTGCAAATTCAAAATGCTACCAGTGCTGATGCAGGTGATTATACATGTAAATTTATGCACAATGAAAATGGAGTCAATTACACTGTGACAGCAACCAGACCCTTTAGTGTCAAAG GTGGGGAAAACTTTTCTTTGCTTCCAGTGATTAGAGCTCCTCTGCACAATGACATAGTAGAAGTGGAAATGG GAAAATCAGCAAGCATAACTTGCTCTGCTTGCATTGGGAAAGGCTCTCGGATCTGGGCTGCAGTCCAATGGCGTGTGAACGGAAGCAGTGTTAGTGACTTGGGtgaaaaaagaatttatgaagAGAAAGGGCAAAATCAAAG TTCCAGCAAGGAGCTGACTTGTCTCAACCAGATTTTAATAATATCTGATGTGAAAGAAGAGGATCTATCCCTGAGATACGATTGCCTGGCCTATACAATAAAAGGCTTGAAAAATCACAGCATAAGACTGAGGCAGAAGAATCCGA TTGATCGTCAAAGCATCTACTACACAATTGCGGGATTTAGTATATTATTAATTCTAATCTGTGTCTTGGTGATAATGCTAAAAGTGTTCTGGATTGACCTTATTTTGCTATGGAGAGACATAGCTAAACCTTACAAAACTAGGGATG ATGGAAAGCTCTATGATGCTTACGTGGTCTATCCACGGAACTATAAAAGTAGGCCCGGGGAGGCCAGTTCTGTGGAGTACTTTGTTCACCAGATTCTGCCTGATGTGCTAGAAAATAAATGTGGATATAATTTATGCATATATGGACGTGATCTACTCCCTGGAGAAG ATGCAATCACTACAGTGGAAACCAAAATACAGAAGAGCAGGCGGCACATTTTTATCCTGACTCCTCGGGCCATGGAGAGCCAGGAGTTTGCCTACGAGCAGGAGATTGCACTGCACAGCGCCCTCATCCAGAACGACTCCAAGGTGATTCTTATTGAAATGGAGGCTTTGAGTGAGGCAGATGGAGTGCAGGCTGGGGAGCTCCAAGATTCTCTCCAGCACCTTATGAAAGTGCAGGGAACCATCAAATGGTGGAAAGACCACGTGGCCAGCACACAGTCCTTGAATACCAAGTTCTGGAAGCATGTGCGGTACCAGATGCCTGCGCCAAACAAACTTCCTAAAAAGACTTTAAGTTTGACTTGCTTGAGTGCGCATGTGCAAGAATGCTTGCTTTAA